The window CTCAGGATGGGCCCGGCTGTCCCGTGAAGGGCTCCATTGCCCGGGATTTTGGCCTGGCTGAATCGCCTCAGGTCTGCCCCCTTAACAAGCATCCACCCCCCggcccccacctccccacttcTCGGTTGATGATCTAATTGAATTATGCCTTTTTGTTCCAGGGACTACAGAGCACGTGCTGGAGGCAATTAATTATCGGAATGTGGCCGTATCAAAACGGACACTGGGCACCGGGTAGGTCAGCGGCGGCAACTTCCCCCTGCCTTGAGCTCGAGACCCCTTCCCAAATAGGGGCATGATGAGCTCCCTCGGCTGCCCCCCTTCTGAGCCCTTCACCCAGTTGCAATCGCGCAAGGCCCTCGATTCTCGGGGTACCTGGCGGGACTCCCCGGAAACTCTCGCATCAGCGCTGGCCCGGCCAGAGCTCGACAGCCGCCCCTTCCCGGTCCCCTAGTCTCGAGAACCGCTGTCCGCGGGACCAGCTCAGTGAGGAAATCCAAACTTTTTCAAACCAACTACTTGGCCATGGGCGGTTGGGATTGGTGGGAGGTGAAGAGAGGTagagggaagagaggaaataaaggagaaagtgaaaagaaagggggtggggggggggaagAAAGGCAATCCTCCTTTTTTGTAAACCTGACTCCAGGGGATTCATTTGCATGATTTAAGCATATTTGTTCTCTGAACACACCAGCGCCCTCCTACCCCCCAAAGAAACCCTCTGCTGAGAGGCACTGAAACCATTCTTGGAGAGCCTATGTTCGGCAGACGCAATAATTTAAGTCAGCAGTGAACTCACCTTCCAACCTGGGGAGAGAGCTCTGGATGTGGAGAGAGAATTGGGGCGAATTTGATGGGAGGGGGTGAATACGGTAAGATGTGCTACCGGTAGGGTTTTCTCTTAGCAAACTGGCTAAGAAAGAAGGTGAAGTGTTGGCTGGGCCAGGCAGATTGGGGAGCAGGAAGTGAAAGGCTGCAGTTATAAAGCGCTGCTTGAGGCGGTCTCTCCTGGCGCCTCTGAACTTGATCAGATGTTCTGTTTCCTACAGAGAGATGGCGGCCAGGCTGTGAGGCTGCCTTAAGGCGCAGACTTTGGGGCTTGGCCCGGCTAGGGATGTAACAATCACAGCtatctttctctctgccttttctttccaCTCTCACTCTCCTGCATTCTTTGCAAATGCCTTGCAGGACACAAAAATGAGTGAATTTATAGCCTTGCCTGAACCTGGTCATTATGTCTAGAAAGACCTCGCAACAGACAGAAGGCGAGGGACTTTCACACACACCCCTGGAAGTAAATCCTTAAGGGGTAAGCAGTCCCTGAGGTCACTACATGCTTTACCTTCTCCGGGTAGGAGTAGAAGAGAGTAAAGCCTTGGCTgttcagaggaaagaaaattccATGTCACAGTCCCCATTCAGCATCAGCACCCCCCAACACGACTTTTGCATTTGAAAATGTTGAGAATTCAAAGCTGATTAGCCTAGTGATTTGGAAACCACCCTGATACTGTGTGTATCCAGTGTGTTTATTATGTGTTTAGTGTGTTGTGTGCATGTTTTGCGTACACGGGCTAAAAGTGTTCTTTGCATGTTTTGTATTTGTGGGTATGTTTGCTGTTATGTGTATTTGCTCTATTGTGTTTAGTTGTGTGCCTGTGTTTACTGTGTTGTGGGTAGTTTGTTACTGTGTTGTATGTGCTTACTGTGTTGTGTGCGTATTTCATGTGTTGTGTTTGTTTCCTGTGGTGCGCTTGTGTTTACTGTGTTGTGTGCTTGTTTCCTACTGTGTGCTTGTGTTTACTGCGTTGTATATGTTTGCTGTGTCGTGCCCGGTGTGTAATTCGGGAAGTGGGCAGCGGCGAGTACAGCCGCTGCTCACAAACTAAAGGGTCAACGCTTGGCGCAGACGGAAGTAACGGAGATCAGCTCTAACTGTAATCGTTTCTTCTCCTTTGGGTCTCGGACAGCTGCCGGCAGGTTGGGGGCACAAACGGCGAACTATCCCGGCCTGGGTCCCGGCCTCGAGGCCATCAGAACTCGCAGTGATTGCGGGTGGACGCAGCGGCTGGACAGGGAGCGCGAAACTGCTGCGCTCTCCCCAGGATCTGCGCCCTGCAGCTACAGAGGGGACATGTTCTCAAGGTGGTGAGGCAGCGGGGGCCCAAGTGGGACTGGACGTTGAGCGCCGCGTCTCCTCCGTCGGCGCAGCAGTGGGACCGATCCTCGCGGGGCAAAGAGTTTCTTTGGCCAAAGCGGGTAAAGAGCGCGCGAGGGGTGGGGGAAGGCCCGCGAGAGGCCCGGCGGCGTCCCGCCGTTTGCCGGCTGGAGCCTGGCCCCAGTTCCCCGCAGCCACTCAAGCCCAGTGGAGCCCACTCGCGGCCGCCCCGCAGCCGCCGCCTCACCTGCCAGGCACCCGGCGGCTGCCCAATCAGCGCGGGTCGCTCGGCCGCGGCTGCCATGTTCTCCGCTCCGCGCTGCCAATCAGCCTCGCGGCGGCCAATGGGCGGTCCGGCCGGAGGTCAGGTGACCGCGGGCCCGCTGGCTCCCCATTGGCGCGCGCCTCGCGGCCTCCCGCTCGGTTTATGTGCGAGGAGTGAGTGATTGACTTTATCAGTCCAAGGACATTACTCTGGAAGCGAAGAGGCTGGGACTCGCGAGGCGAGGGGCAAGCGGCGAGTAACGAGCCTGCCTACTGCCCGCTGCCCGCCTGCCGGCCGCTAGCCGGCTCCGCCACTTGGCGCAGCCCAGCCCGGAGGCCGGTACCCAGGGAGCCTCCTGGCCCCACGGTTCTGTGTACTCGGGGAGAGGAGGGGTGCCCGGGACAGGATTGGCAAACTCCGCCCTCCACTtactattttgcttatttttctttgtgcGCTCCTGTTAGTTTGTTAAACCAGATCTAGTCCCAGAgtcttttctcctcccttctcctccctcctcctccccccgccAACACCCCCTCCCTgctctttcttcccctcctccctcctatCCCTCTGCAGGAGACTCTTGCAGTGACGGAAAGTTGCAGCCCCTGGTAGCGCCTTGGGGGTCTCCCCGCAGTGTCCAACCGCCGCCACCCCTTTCCGACTACGGCACTTCGGAGATCTCCTCCTTCGCCGGTACCCTCTCTCACTTCGGCCGGATCGCCTGTGCCCAGAACGTCCCACCCATGACGATGCTCCTGGACGGAGGCCCGCAGTTCCCTGGGCTGGGAGTGGGCAGCTTCGGCGCGCCGCGCCACCACGAGATGCCCAACCGTGAGCCGGCAGGCATGGGGCTGAATCCCTTCGGGGACTCAACccacgccgccgccgccgccgccgccgccgccttcaAGCTGAGCCCTGCCGCAGCGCACGATCTATCTTCAGGCCAGAGCTCGGCTTTCACGCCGCAGGGTTCGGGCTACGCCAACGCCCTgggccaccatcaccaccaccatcaccatcatcaccacgcCAGCCAGGTGCCCAGCTACAGTGGCGCTGCCTCTGCCGCCTTCAACTCAACGCGCGACTTTCTGTTCCGCCAGCGCAGCTCCGGGCTCAGTGAGGCGGCCTCGGGTGGCGGGCAGCACGGGCTCTTCGCCGGCTCGGCGAGCAGCCTGCATGCTCCAGCCGGCATCCCCGAGCCCCCTAGCTACTTGCTCTTTCCCGGGCTGCATGAGCAGGGCGCTGGGCACCCGTCGCCCACAGGGCACGTGGACAACAACCAGGTCCACCTGGGGCTGCGTGGGGAGCTGTTCGGTCGTGCTGACCCATACCGCCCAGTGGCCAGCCCGCGCACGGACCCCTACGCGGCCGGCGCGCAGTTTCCTAACTACAGCCCCATGAACATGAACATGGGCGTGAACGTGGCAGCCCACCACGGGCCCGGCGCCTTCTTCCGTTATATGCGGCAGCCCATCAAGCAAGAGCTGTCGTGCAAGTGGATCGACGAGGCTCAGCTGAGCCGGCCCAAGAAGAGCTGCGACCGGACCTTCAGCACCATGCATGAGCTGGTGACACATGTCACCATGGAGCATGTGGGGGGCCCGGAGCAGAACAACCACGTCTGCTACTGGGAGGAGTGCCCCCGGGAGGGCAAGTCTTTCAAGGCGAAGTACAAACTGGTCAACCACATCAGAGTGCACACGGGCGAGAAGCCCTTCCCATGCCCCTTCCCGGGCTGCGGGAAGATCTTTGCCCGTTCTGAGAACCTCAAGATCCACAAGAGGACCCACACAGGTAAGGGAAAAAAGCAGGCGGGCGTG of the Pongo abelii isolate AG06213 chromosome X, NHGRI_mPonAbe1-v2.0_pri, whole genome shotgun sequence genome contains:
- the ZIC3 gene encoding zinc finger protein ZIC 3 isoform X1 — protein: MTMLLDGGPQFPGLGVGSFGAPRHHEMPNREPAGMGLNPFGDSTHAAAAAAAAAFKLSPAAAHDLSSGQSSAFTPQGSGYANALGHHHHHHHHHHHASQVPSYSGAASAAFNSTRDFLFRQRSSGLSEAASGGGQHGLFAGSASSLHAPAGIPEPPSYLLFPGLHEQGAGHPSPTGHVDNNQVHLGLRGELFGRADPYRPVASPRTDPYAAGAQFPNYSPMNMNMGVNVAAHHGPGAFFRYMRQPIKQELSCKWIDEAQLSRPKKSCDRTFSTMHELVTHVTMEHVGGPEQNNHVCYWEECPREGKSFKAKYKLVNHIRVHTGEKPFPCPFPGCGKIFARSENLKIHKRTHTGEKPFKCEFEGCDRRFANSSDRKKHMHVHTSDKPYICKVCDKSYTHPSSLRKHMKVHESQGSDSSPAASSGYESSTPPAIASANSKDTTKTPSAVQTSTSHNPGLPPNFNEWYV
- the ZIC3 gene encoding zinc finger protein ZIC 3 isoform X2, with the protein product MTMLLDGGPQFPGLGVGSFGAPRHHEMPNREPAGMGLNPFGDSTHAAAAAAAAAFKLSPAAAHDLSSGQSSAFTPQGSGYANALGHHHHHHHHHHHASQVPSYSGAASAAFNSTRDFLFRQRSSGLSEAASGGGQHGLFAGSASSLHAPAGIPEPPSYLLFPGLHEQGAGHPSPTGHVDNNQVHLGLRGELFGRADPYRPVASPRTDPYAAGAQFPNYSPMNMNMGVNVAAHHGPGAFFRYMRQPIKQELSCKWIDEAQLSRPKKSCDRTFSTMHELVTHVTMEHVGGPEQNNHVCYWEECPREGKSFKAKYKLVNHIRVHTGEKPFPCPFPGCGKIFARSENLKIHKRTHTGEKPFKCEFEGCDRRFANSSDRKKHMHVHTSDKPYICKVCDKSYTHPSSLRKHMKCCPAWYPGQSLIPDEELDTDVGMQQPALHNTTYPKCRVNAEPTVQEMIY